The Thermoplasmata archaeon genome window below encodes:
- a CDS encoding site-2 protease family protein, with protein MGGPGAGPLPSSGSPSELDRLRAAVALYFPIYETQIAPASLVLSVDVDPATLEEKFDRLCKDLWPLFYVPILHYQTGEYTIEVIRRPIPRHKGVWINIILLVATIASVDFAGALIWLSYEGQSTITSNAFLWGGLTFALPLMLILGLHELAHYWMSRRYQLEASLPFFIPVPPPLLLGTFGAFISIRQPFTNRKALFDIGAAGPIAGFIVAIPVTILGLYLSAHSAAPSLAACGPTVLGTSYSNLVLNSPPLWYVLSLFFPISGNVHPLEFAGWVGILVTSLNLLPAGQLDGGHVWRALLGDRARFMSIAAVFFLFAIGLFFYFGWLIIGFLVLLMGVRHPPPLNDITPIGLGRTLVGIGVAAILVSGFVLVPISAPTGGIGFSGATIQYPAHPPPGTLVAANLSVVIQNSDEIAHGFFFSTTVQNVSIPTQNGSWQYLSGAAFTAYAGNSTWTFYFPNGTSVVLHGASVMTSSAAYVTIASSDSAPLAVMYTNPSAAHSILIQLGAMEVCPPVGAGSASTNFALSPP; from the coding sequence ATGGGTGGCCCCGGGGCCGGGCCCCTCCCATCCTCCGGGTCGCCGAGCGAACTCGACCGGCTACGTGCGGCGGTCGCGCTCTACTTTCCCATCTACGAGACCCAGATAGCGCCCGCTTCCCTCGTTCTCTCCGTCGACGTCGATCCCGCGACGCTCGAGGAGAAGTTCGACCGGCTCTGCAAGGATCTCTGGCCGCTGTTCTACGTTCCGATCCTCCACTACCAGACCGGAGAGTACACGATCGAGGTGATCCGGCGTCCCATCCCCCGCCACAAGGGGGTCTGGATCAACATCATCCTCTTGGTGGCGACGATCGCGTCGGTCGATTTCGCCGGAGCGCTCATCTGGCTCTCGTACGAGGGCCAGTCGACGATCACCTCCAACGCGTTCCTGTGGGGAGGGCTCACGTTCGCGCTCCCGCTGATGCTGATCCTCGGCCTCCACGAGCTCGCGCACTACTGGATGTCCCGACGCTACCAGCTGGAGGCGTCGCTCCCGTTCTTCATCCCGGTCCCGCCCCCGCTCCTCCTCGGTACCTTCGGTGCGTTCATCAGCATCCGCCAGCCGTTCACCAACCGCAAGGCGCTCTTCGACATCGGAGCCGCGGGACCGATCGCCGGGTTCATCGTCGCCATCCCCGTGACGATCCTCGGGCTGTACCTCTCCGCGCACTCCGCGGCCCCATCGCTCGCCGCGTGCGGGCCGACGGTCCTGGGAACGAGCTACAGCAACCTCGTCCTCAACAGCCCGCCCTTGTGGTACGTGCTCTCGCTGTTTTTCCCGATCTCGGGCAACGTCCACCCGCTCGAGTTCGCAGGGTGGGTGGGGATCCTCGTCACCTCCCTGAACCTGTTGCCCGCCGGACAACTCGATGGCGGTCACGTCTGGCGCGCGCTCCTGGGAGACCGGGCCCGGTTCATGAGCATCGCCGCGGTCTTCTTCCTCTTCGCGATCGGGCTGTTCTTCTACTTCGGGTGGCTGATCATTGGGTTCCTCGTCCTCTTGATGGGGGTTCGCCATCCTCCACCCCTCAACGACATCACGCCGATCGGGCTCGGTCGGACGCTGGTCGGGATTGGCGTCGCGGCAATCCTCGTCTCGGGCTTCGTCCTCGTCCCAATCTCCGCCCCCACGGGGGGAATCGGCTTCTCGGGTGCGACGATCCAGTACCCGGCGCACCCTCCTCCCGGGACGCTCGTCGCGGCGAACCTCTCCGTGGTCATTCAGAACTCCGACGAGATCGCGCATGGGTTCTTCTTCTCGACGACCGTCCAGAACGTCTCGATACCGACCCAGAACGGTAGTTGGCAGTACTTATCCGGTGCGGCGTTCACCGCGTACGCCGGGAATTCCACGTGGACGTTCTACTTCCCGAACGGCACGAGCGTCGTGCTCCACGGTGCGTCGGTGATGACCTCCTCCGCCGCGTACGTCACGATCGCCTCCTCCGATTCGGCTCCGCTGGCCGTGATGTACACGAACCCCTCGGCCGCCCACTCGATCCTGATCCAACTCGGTGCGATGGAGGTGTGTCCTCCCGTCGGCGCCGGTTCGGCGAGCACGAATTTCGCGCTCAGTCCCCCCTAG
- a CDS encoding glycoside hydrolase family 15 protein, giving the protein MEPRGDRLAFGHPGTALFGAPSRKDGFGTAYSADSQLWYTTWRGVVTEVYYPTIDRPKLRGIEYVVTDGDTFLHDEAVHMESTIERPHEHALGYRIQSRDPEGRYTIDKEVLSAPHLPCLLMRTRMQTRTTTLRERLKLYVLIAPRLDPNDAGDDGDVFDLVGMPILAASRPGVALAVGGTVPFSRASVGYIGRSDARTDLMDHFGMSWEFDHAPAGHILLAGEIPVPDDGEFTLAFAFGGSPEAASTTLLQALGTPFSWQRDRFIEQWDRTARHERPLGSHSGDDGRLYRASHSVLLAHEDKEFPGAFIASPSTPWGIVHGTERGGYHLVWTRDLVHTATGLLAAGNREAPLRALIYLASRQQGDGGFPQNFWVDGGAYWKGVQLDEVAQPILLAARLDRARALQQFDPYPLVQRAARYLIERGPATPEDRWEEVSGYSPSTLAAQIAALTCAAGFARARGHAGTSRFIQEYADFLECHVDPWTITEHGTLDPEIPRHYVRIRPVDPNDPTPNESADFGTMRLPNLPPGTNSTFPTVEIVSGDFLELVREGIRAADDPAVVDSLRLIDRVLRVDTPKGPVWRRYTHDGYGEGVDGSPFLGSGVGRAWPLLTGERGLYELAVGRDPTPYLRALEHFATGTGLLPEQVWDAPALPDRELAPGQPTGSATPLAWAHAEYVTLLRSVADGVIFDRIPMVADRYLHRRRSTKLVEIWKFNRRPSTIGTGRLFRIQVSAPFRLHWSDDDWRTAHDTDSTETSLGISYVDLPPLERPGNSYRFTFYWPQSDRWEGQDFRIDSVPAPPPDATP; this is encoded by the coding sequence ATGGAACCACGCGGGGACCGACTCGCCTTCGGCCACCCGGGGACGGCCCTCTTCGGCGCTCCGAGCCGCAAGGACGGATTCGGGACGGCCTACTCGGCGGATTCCCAGCTCTGGTACACGACGTGGCGGGGCGTCGTCACCGAGGTCTACTACCCCACGATCGACCGCCCGAAGCTCCGGGGCATCGAGTATGTGGTCACGGACGGGGACACCTTCCTGCACGACGAAGCCGTGCATATGGAGAGCACCATCGAACGGCCTCACGAGCATGCGCTGGGCTACCGCATCCAGTCGCGCGACCCGGAGGGCCGTTACACGATCGACAAGGAGGTGCTCTCGGCCCCGCACCTACCGTGCCTGCTCATGCGCACGCGCATGCAGACACGGACGACGACGCTCCGCGAGCGGCTGAAACTCTACGTGCTCATCGCCCCCCGACTCGATCCCAACGACGCCGGGGATGATGGGGACGTCTTCGATCTGGTCGGAATGCCGATCCTCGCGGCGTCGCGACCGGGGGTAGCGCTCGCGGTCGGTGGGACCGTGCCGTTCTCCCGGGCGTCGGTGGGCTACATCGGGCGGAGCGACGCACGGACCGATCTCATGGACCACTTCGGCATGTCCTGGGAGTTCGATCACGCTCCCGCCGGGCACATCCTGCTCGCGGGTGAGATCCCCGTGCCCGACGATGGGGAGTTCACCCTCGCCTTCGCCTTCGGCGGCTCGCCAGAAGCGGCCTCGACCACCTTGCTCCAGGCGCTCGGCACCCCGTTCAGCTGGCAGCGGGACCGCTTCATCGAACAATGGGACCGCACGGCCCGTCATGAACGGCCCCTCGGGTCCCACTCCGGCGACGACGGACGACTCTACCGGGCGAGCCACTCCGTCCTGCTCGCGCACGAGGACAAGGAGTTCCCCGGCGCGTTCATCGCCTCGCCTTCAACGCCGTGGGGCATCGTCCATGGCACCGAACGCGGAGGCTACCATCTCGTCTGGACCCGTGATCTGGTTCACACCGCGACCGGGCTGCTCGCCGCCGGCAATCGCGAGGCGCCCCTGCGGGCGCTGATCTACCTCGCCTCCCGCCAGCAGGGCGACGGGGGATTTCCGCAGAACTTCTGGGTCGACGGGGGCGCCTACTGGAAGGGCGTCCAGCTCGACGAGGTCGCCCAACCGATCCTGCTGGCGGCACGGCTCGATCGCGCGCGCGCCCTCCAGCAGTTCGACCCGTACCCGCTGGTCCAGCGCGCGGCGAGATACCTCATCGAGCGCGGCCCGGCGACCCCAGAGGACCGCTGGGAGGAAGTGAGCGGCTACTCTCCCTCCACCCTCGCGGCCCAGATCGCGGCGCTGACCTGCGCGGCCGGGTTCGCCCGCGCCCGGGGCCATGCGGGAACCTCGCGCTTCATCCAGGAGTACGCGGATTTCCTAGAGTGCCACGTCGACCCGTGGACGATCACCGAGCATGGTACCCTCGACCCGGAGATCCCACGCCACTACGTTCGTATTCGGCCCGTCGATCCGAACGATCCCACTCCGAACGAGTCGGCGGACTTCGGCACGATGCGACTGCCGAACCTCCCGCCCGGCACGAACTCGACGTTCCCGACCGTGGAGATCGTCTCCGGCGACTTCCTCGAACTCGTCCGAGAGGGAATCCGGGCTGCGGACGATCCGGCAGTGGTCGACTCCCTCCGTCTCATCGATCGCGTGCTCCGGGTCGATACCCCGAAGGGCCCGGTCTGGAGACGGTACACGCACGATGGGTACGGGGAGGGCGTGGATGGGTCCCCGTTCCTAGGTTCGGGCGTCGGCCGGGCGTGGCCGCTCCTCACGGGGGAGCGCGGTCTCTACGAGCTCGCCGTCGGCCGCGACCCGACCCCGTACCTGCGCGCCCTAGAGCATTTCGCCACGGGTACCGGCCTATTGCCGGAGCAGGTCTGGGATGCGCCTGCGTTGCCCGACCGCGAGCTCGCGCCCGGCCAGCCCACCGGCTCCGCGACCCCGCTTGCCTGGGCCCACGCCGAATACGTGACGCTGCTGCGCTCGGTTGCGGACGGGGTGATCTTCGATCGGATCCCGATGGTGGCCGACCGTTATCTCCATCGCCGACGGTCGACGAAGTTGGTCGAGATCTGGAAGTTCAATCGGCGGCCCTCGACGATCGGGACCGGCCGGCTCTTCCGCATCCAGGTCTCGGCGCCGTTCCGGCTGCATTGGTCGGACGACGACTGGAGGACCGCACACGACACCGACTCGACCGAGACCTCGCTCGGGATCAGCTACGTCGATCTGCCTCCGCTCGAACGCCCCGGGAACTCCTACCGGTTCACGTTCTACTGGCCGCAGAGCGATCGATGGGAAGGTCAGGACTTCCGCATCGATTCGGTGCCGGCGCCGCCCCCGGACGCGACGCCGTAG
- a CDS encoding sulfite exporter TauE/SafE family protein codes for MTTHVELVLFLVLLFLIAIAAGFIGSLTGIGGGIIVIPVLVIFFQVPFIEAVGAGLITILANSVTTGAAYIHEGLTDLRIGMVLEIATVPGALLGASLTILLTRYNLTTALLIALAIVLILGSLSALLRRHEEVPQNVVPDRTSQKLGLTGAFRDARTGNTIVYQAANTNGAFGVMFGAGIVSGMFGIGSGVLKVFALDGELRMPFKVATATSNFMIGVTACAGAGILLAAGYVNPVLAAPVGIGSTVGAIIGSHILPGARTLWLRVLFFVVVCGLAIELIVRALGGP; via the coding sequence GTGACGACCCATGTGGAACTTGTCCTGTTCCTCGTGCTGCTCTTCCTGATCGCGATTGCAGCCGGGTTCATCGGCTCGCTCACCGGGATCGGGGGCGGGATCATCGTGATCCCGGTGCTCGTGATCTTCTTCCAGGTGCCGTTTATCGAGGCCGTCGGCGCCGGACTCATCACGATCCTGGCGAACTCGGTCACCACGGGAGCCGCGTACATCCACGAGGGTCTCACCGATCTCCGGATCGGGATGGTGCTCGAGATTGCCACCGTCCCCGGGGCGCTCCTCGGAGCGAGCCTCACCATCCTGCTGACGCGCTACAATCTCACGACGGCCCTGTTGATCGCCCTCGCGATCGTTCTGATCCTCGGCTCGCTCTCGGCGCTCTTGCGTCGTCACGAGGAGGTGCCCCAGAACGTGGTGCCCGATCGGACCTCCCAGAAGCTCGGACTGACGGGAGCGTTCCGGGACGCTCGGACCGGCAACACGATCGTCTACCAGGCCGCCAATACGAACGGGGCGTTCGGCGTCATGTTCGGCGCGGGGATCGTATCCGGAATGTTCGGCATCGGAAGCGGCGTCCTGAAGGTCTTCGCGCTCGACGGCGAACTCCGCATGCCGTTCAAGGTCGCCACGGCGACCAGCAACTTCATGATCGGGGTGACAGCATGCGCGGGCGCGGGGATCCTCCTCGCGGCCGGCTATGTGAACCCAGTCCTCGCGGCGCCGGTCGGCATTGGTTCGACGGTGGGTGCGATCATCGGCAGCCACATCCTTCCCGGAGCCCGCACGCTGTGGCTCCGCGTCCTGTTCTTCGTCGTGGTCTGCGGGCTCGCGATCGAGCTGATCGTCCGGGCGCTGGGGGGCCCATGA
- a CDS encoding methyltransferase domain-containing protein — translation MRLWIELSGLSEPLARAEAAGAAEALGGHAEASVPPPAPGLLAIELPSAVDPADLARRLALSRRVLRPMGTGPSNALDAIEAQGSGGRTAALRRLGHASSGGSDPAIARGAQAFRRGGGKISLANPDLRIWIAEGPEDSDLYLEEIASVDRSRFESRRISRLPFQRPVGLDPRLARAAANLARVRPNDRVIDPFVGTGALLAEAGLLGARLYGVDIDPTMIRGALQNLAHLGIHAEELTVGDAGTLGAEAGTEEFDALLTDPPYGRASATGEEGGAALMARVLPVWASRVREGGRVVVIVPGGPDPLPAPWRRMLSIPMRVHRSLTREFRVYERVPRGD, via the coding sequence GTGCGCCTGTGGATCGAGCTATCGGGGCTGAGCGAGCCGCTGGCGCGCGCGGAGGCGGCCGGCGCCGCCGAAGCGCTCGGCGGGCACGCGGAGGCATCGGTGCCTCCCCCCGCGCCGGGGCTCTTGGCCATCGAGCTCCCGAGCGCGGTGGACCCCGCGGACCTCGCACGACGGCTCGCACTGTCCCGGCGGGTGCTTCGACCGATGGGGACCGGACCATCCAACGCGCTCGACGCGATCGAAGCGCAAGGCTCCGGAGGCCGTACCGCGGCGCTGCGCCGCCTGGGCCATGCGAGCTCGGGCGGCTCGGACCCCGCGATCGCCCGCGGCGCGCAAGCGTTCCGTCGTGGTGGGGGCAAGATATCGCTCGCGAATCCGGACCTGCGCATCTGGATCGCGGAGGGTCCGGAGGACTCCGACCTCTACCTCGAGGAGATCGCGAGCGTGGATCGCTCCCGGTTCGAGAGCCGACGCATCTCCCGACTCCCCTTCCAACGCCCCGTCGGGCTCGACCCGCGGCTCGCGCGAGCCGCGGCCAACCTGGCGCGCGTCCGTCCGAACGACCGCGTGATCGATCCGTTCGTCGGGACGGGGGCGCTCTTGGCCGAGGCGGGTCTGTTGGGAGCCCGGCTTTACGGCGTCGACATCGACCCGACGATGATACGGGGCGCGCTCCAGAACCTCGCCCATCTCGGGATCCACGCCGAAGAGTTGACGGTCGGCGACGCCGGGACGCTCGGCGCCGAGGCCGGCACGGAGGAGTTCGACGCGCTCCTTACCGACCCGCCGTACGGGCGGGCGTCAGCGACGGGAGAGGAGGGCGGGGCCGCCCTGATGGCTCGCGTGCTGCCGGTGTGGGCGAGCCGGGTCCGCGAGGGAGGTCGCGTGGTCGTCATCGTCCCGGGGGGGCCGGATCCGCTTCCTGCGCCCTGGCGTCGGATGCTCTCGATCCCGATGCGCGTCCACCGCAGCCTGACCCGCGAGTTCCGCGTCTACGAGCGGGTCCCTAGGGGGGACTGA
- a CDS encoding DUF5611 family protein: MQRYPVRTSHRSQLTPEILQSKLTAEFGPAQIVGGAATARYGALERISAHAEGRELEVDVTMNPKVPEDVARETINRYNRFLEAATGYSAKERAKRLRKSPAASD, from the coding sequence GTGCAGAGATATCCGGTCCGGACGAGCCATCGTTCCCAACTGACTCCCGAGATCCTTCAGAGTAAGTTGACCGCGGAGTTCGGTCCCGCCCAGATCGTGGGCGGCGCCGCGACGGCACGCTATGGGGCTCTCGAACGGATCTCGGCCCACGCCGAGGGAAGGGAGCTCGAAGTGGATGTCACGATGAACCCGAAGGTACCCGAGGACGTCGCCCGCGAAACGATCAATCGATACAACCGCTTCCTGGAAGCGGCGACCGGGTATTCGGCCAAAGAGCGCGCCAAGCGATTGCGAAAGTCGCCCGCTGCGTCGGACTAG
- a CDS encoding DUF2116 family Zn-ribbon domain-containing protein, whose translation MALGIDHRHCKVCGKTCAPGSETCSAACQEKRDATIRTRRFYTNVMYIVIAFLVIVLAISFIR comes from the coding sequence ATGGCGCTCGGAATCGACCATCGGCACTGCAAGGTCTGCGGGAAGACCTGCGCTCCTGGTTCGGAGACCTGCAGCGCCGCCTGCCAGGAGAAGCGCGACGCCACGATCCGCACCCGACGTTTCTACACGAACGTGATGTACATCGTCATCGCGTTCCTCGTAATCGTGCTGGCCATCAGCTTCATCCGGTAG
- a CDS encoding aldolase/citrate lyase family protein, with protein sequence MQDSLKSRLLSSPAVSFGTWISSSSFVCLDALKDMGFEWFMVDTEHSQVNPETIAAMMADLGGSGATPFIRVGNLDPYLVKQALDSGARGILVPLVNTEAQARAAVAYAKYPPDGIRGAAAGASSRYGRHLASYLRVANAETTVGVQIETKEALDNLEAIAGVSGVDILFVGPQDLTLSLGFLDDRKNAKVRDAMRRVVDACERHGKIAGTLVIDVEEKRAAVELGFRFISLASDVRFLIQGAQDYLNA encoded by the coding sequence GTGCAGGATTCTCTCAAGAGCCGACTCCTTTCCTCCCCCGCCGTGTCCTTCGGCACTTGGATCTCGTCGTCCTCCTTCGTCTGCCTCGACGCGTTGAAGGATATGGGCTTCGAGTGGTTCATGGTCGACACCGAGCACTCCCAGGTGAACCCCGAGACGATAGCCGCGATGATGGCCGACCTGGGCGGGAGCGGGGCCACCCCCTTCATCCGGGTGGGCAACCTCGATCCGTATCTCGTCAAGCAGGCGCTCGACTCGGGCGCACGCGGGATCCTCGTTCCACTCGTGAACACCGAGGCCCAGGCGAGGGCTGCCGTGGCCTATGCGAAGTATCCGCCGGACGGGATCCGGGGTGCGGCCGCCGGGGCATCCTCTCGCTACGGGCGCCACCTGGCTTCGTACCTGCGGGTCGCGAACGCGGAGACCACGGTCGGCGTTCAGATCGAAACCAAGGAAGCCCTGGACAATCTCGAGGCGATCGCGGGGGTCTCCGGCGTGGACATCCTGTTCGTGGGGCCGCAGGACCTCACCCTGAGCCTGGGCTTCCTGGACGATCGCAAGAACGCGAAGGTGCGCGACGCCATGCGTCGCGTGGTCGACGCCTGCGAGCGGCATGGCAAGATCGCGGGCACGCTCGTCATCGACGTGGAAGAGAAGCGGGCGGCCGTCGAGCTCGGCTTCCGGTTCATCTCCCTCGCGTCGGACGTGCGCTTCCTGATCCAGGGTGCGCAGGACTACCTGAACGCGTAG
- a CDS encoding pantetheine-phosphate adenylyltransferase gives MARFPVVVLGGTFDRLHVGHEALLNTAFRVGRKVGIGLTTTAFLQGRSKPQAELIAPYPARRRALAVWLRRHHSDRAWWIAPLDDGFGRSVEPGVSALVVSSDTLEGARAVNRERRRQGLPPVVVVAVPLVLADDLQPVSSRRVRARIIDRRGRRLSRIPIRVRAPREARSAIRAALEGVYPSPRIRWSAPGEPPSASQRERERRRPSEIDLEVRLRSRRSGTWSIAIAASRIRLPTIRVRVRSAEELETPVQERLRPPPAHARASRRRIRRQRLNKH, from the coding sequence GTGGCGCGTTTTCCGGTCGTGGTGCTGGGAGGCACCTTCGATCGCCTCCACGTCGGTCACGAAGCGCTCCTGAACACGGCCTTCCGCGTGGGGCGGAAAGTGGGCATCGGCCTCACCACGACCGCCTTCCTGCAGGGCCGGTCGAAGCCGCAGGCCGAACTGATCGCACCGTACCCTGCGCGGCGCCGCGCCCTCGCCGTGTGGTTGCGGCGGCATCATTCCGATCGAGCGTGGTGGATCGCTCCTCTGGACGATGGCTTCGGCCGGTCCGTCGAGCCTGGCGTCTCCGCGCTCGTGGTCTCGTCGGACACCCTGGAAGGCGCTCGCGCAGTGAATCGAGAGCGCCGACGGCAGGGCTTGCCGCCCGTGGTGGTGGTGGCGGTGCCGCTCGTCCTCGCCGACGATCTCCAGCCGGTGAGCTCGCGGCGGGTCCGGGCTCGGATCATCGATCGTCGGGGTCGCCGACTCTCGCGCATTCCGATCCGCGTCCGCGCCCCGCGTGAAGCTCGCTCCGCGATCCGGGCGGCCCTCGAAGGCGTCTATCCGTCCCCCCGGATCCGTTGGTCCGCCCCGGGAGAACCCCCGTCGGCCTCGCAGCGGGAACGGGAGCGCCGACGCCCGTCCGAGATCGACCTCGAGGTCCGACTGCGCTCGCGTCGGAGCGGCACGTGGAGCATTGCCATCGCGGCGAGCCGGATCCGACTGCCGACGATCCGGGTTCGAGTCCGCTCGGCCGAGGAGCTCGAGACGCCGGTCCAGGAGAGACTCCGTCCGCCTCCCGCCCACGCGCGCGCCTCGCGGCGACGAATTCGCCGGCAGCGACTGAACAAACATTAA
- a CDS encoding 30S ribosomal protein S17e gives MGNIRQTYIKRVAIDLIRHYPNDFNGDFANNKRKVLELTDLGVAVEGGEYHATYKKLANRIAGYTVRYVKRKRGT, from the coding sequence ATGGGCAACATCCGCCAGACCTACATCAAAAGGGTCGCGATCGACCTCATCCGCCATTACCCGAACGATTTCAACGGAGATTTCGCGAACAACAAGCGCAAGGTCCTCGAGCTGACGGACCTCGGCGTGGCGGTCGAAGGTGGCGAGTACCACGCAACGTACAAGAAGCTGGCCAACCGAATCGCCGGCTACACCGTCCGCTACGTCAAGCGCAAGCGTGGAACCTAG
- a CDS encoding DUF1634 domain-containing protein — translation MNETLSTVRGPVYLHPLPPAAAAAMTRLLQIGLAIALSILFGALIAFGVENPSADSSSVIAINPIANYLSLGGLASGLWAGVPEAYLTLGIFTLLVVPIARVLAGFYFFHRNGEILVARITFTVFVLLVLGLLVIGPLIR, via the coding sequence ATGAACGAGACCCTCTCGACCGTCCGGGGGCCGGTGTACCTGCACCCGCTACCTCCCGCGGCGGCCGCCGCGATGACCCGACTCCTCCAGATCGGGCTCGCGATCGCGCTCTCGATACTGTTCGGGGCGCTCATCGCCTTCGGCGTGGAAAACCCCTCGGCGGATTCCTCGAGCGTGATTGCGATCAATCCGATCGCGAACTACCTCTCCCTCGGGGGCCTCGCCTCAGGGCTCTGGGCCGGGGTGCCAGAGGCCTACCTCACCCTGGGAATCTTCACGCTCCTGGTGGTGCCGATCGCCCGGGTCCTCGCCGGGTTCTACTTCTTCCACCGGAACGGAGAGATCCTGGTCGCGCGGATCACCTTCACCGTCTTCGTGCTGCTCGTCCTGGGCCTCTTGGTGATCGGGCCGCTGATCCGCTAG
- a CDS encoding Mut7-C RNAse domain-containing protein, protein MADEMLGRLARYLRFMGFDTAYARGWTDHEVRARTQLEGRILLTRDRTLARQTPGAVGLCATDIDGQLAELRKAFPTIRWEVRPERCTLCNGALARWIPSPEDPLPVGAPRELVEHGLALYRCPDCRHVYWEGSHSEKVRSLVARATHPSGA, encoded by the coding sequence ATGGCCGACGAGATGCTTGGCCGCCTCGCGCGCTATCTTCGTTTCATGGGCTTCGACACCGCGTACGCACGGGGATGGACGGACCACGAGGTCCGAGCCCGGACCCAGCTCGAAGGAAGGATCCTCCTGACCCGGGACCGTACGCTGGCCCGTCAAACGCCCGGTGCCGTAGGACTCTGCGCCACCGACATCGACGGCCAGTTGGCCGAGCTTCGCAAGGCGTTCCCGACGATCCGATGGGAGGTCCGTCCCGAGAGATGCACGCTCTGCAACGGCGCGCTCGCCCGGTGGATCCCTTCTCCTGAAGACCCCCTGCCCGTAGGCGCTCCGCGGGAGCTTGTCGAACACGGCCTCGCGCTGTACCGGTGCCCGGACTGCCGCCACGTCTACTGGGAAGGGTCCCACTCGGAGAAGGTCCGCAGCCTCGTCGCACGCGCGACCCATCCATCGGGGGCATAG
- the glmM gene encoding phosphoglucosamine mutase: MRLFGTNGIREVVGPTLTPEFTTRLANAIAGTIPVGKPVVVGWDGRTSSRALSSIVSSTLALAGHHVIEVGLLPTPAIQYMVVRLAAQLGVVITASHNPPEFNGFKCIHSDGLEIPRSAEEEIERRFADTPSTAVRYRSVGEIGFHGSGAREYVHGVLARVDAPRISARAYTIVLDVGNGTAAVTSPDLLRRLGCRVVTLNGHVDGTFPGRPSEPTEANVADLRRAVPSVGADLGIAHDGDADRAVFVERSGRYVPGEEILALLARDAVRRHGGGIVVTPVTAPDSVEEAVQPLGGEVVYTRVGSPNVTREMLARHAVIGGEENGGLIFPEFQLARDGAMTVAVVLDLMAREDQPLDVLLTGLPHHTLLKEKVPCPLDRREEAVRAFAERFGPGAERVVAIDGVKIYHPGGWVLLRPSGTEPLLRLFTDSKDPKRARELADEALAAVHASIGA; encoded by the coding sequence ATGCGCTTGTTCGGGACGAACGGAATCCGCGAGGTGGTGGGACCGACGCTCACGCCGGAGTTTACGACCCGCCTCGCGAACGCCATCGCCGGGACCATCCCGGTCGGGAAACCCGTGGTGGTCGGCTGGGACGGCCGTACCTCCAGCCGCGCCCTCTCCTCCATCGTATCGTCCACGCTCGCGCTCGCGGGACACCACGTCATCGAGGTGGGGCTCTTGCCGACGCCGGCCATCCAGTACATGGTCGTGCGGCTCGCCGCCCAGCTCGGGGTCGTCATCACGGCGTCTCACAACCCTCCCGAGTTCAACGGGTTCAAGTGCATCCACTCCGACGGCCTCGAGATCCCCCGGTCGGCCGAGGAGGAGATCGAGCGCCGGTTCGCCGACACGCCGAGCACCGCGGTCCGCTACCGGTCGGTCGGGGAGATCGGCTTTCACGGAAGCGGCGCGCGCGAGTACGTCCATGGGGTTCTGGCCCGGGTGGACGCCCCGCGCATCTCCGCGCGCGCGTACACAATCGTTCTCGACGTCGGTAATGGCACCGCGGCGGTGACCAGCCCGGATCTCTTGCGGAGACTCGGCTGCCGGGTCGTGACGCTGAACGGCCATGTGGATGGGACGTTCCCCGGCCGGCCCTCGGAGCCGACCGAGGCCAACGTCGCCGATCTGCGGCGAGCGGTCCCGAGCGTCGGCGCGGATCTCGGGATCGCCCACGATGGGGACGCCGACCGCGCCGTGTTCGTCGAGCGCTCGGGACGCTACGTCCCGGGCGAAGAGATCCTCGCCCTCCTGGCGCGGGACGCGGTCCGACGCCACGGCGGCGGGATCGTCGTCACTCCCGTGACCGCGCCGGACTCTGTCGAGGAGGCCGTCCAGCCGTTGGGAGGGGAGGTCGTCTACACGCGCGTCGGCAGCCCAAACGTGACGCGCGAGATGCTCGCCCGCCACGCCGTGATCGGCGGCGAGGAGAATGGAGGCCTGATCTTTCCAGAGTTCCAGCTCGCCCGCGACGGCGCGATGACGGTGGCGGTCGTGCTCGACCTGATGGCCCGAGAAGATCAGCCCCTCGACGTCCTGCTCACCGGGCTTCCGCACCACACCCTGCTCAAGGAGAAGGTCCCGTGCCCGCTCGATCGCCGGGAGGAGGCGGTCCGGGCTTTCGCCGAGCGCTTCGGTCCGGGCGCGGAACGCGTCGTCGCCATCGACGGAGTGAAGATCTACCACCCCGGGGGCTGGGTGCTCCTGCGGCCGAGCGGGACGGAGCCGCTCCTCCGCCTCTTCACCGATTCGAAGGATCCCAAACGAGCGCGCGAGCTCGCGGACGAAGCGCTCGCCGCGGTGCACGCCTCGATCGGCGCGTAG